In the genome of Streptomyces sp. NBC_00190, one region contains:
- a CDS encoding sensor histidine kinase, with the protein MNQQTEPPAAEHRIVLPRGLARELFTLKRDPLPKMSRPRWLAWLPHVVLCYAAIPCGVLTGMQLNDHYGVEGAGVALALLTSASIVLSMFRPIAAWWLGLVTAALIAWVIHDHVGPGQSWPWTPAGPFTLAPLILMVALRVPPRVTAWVIGITLALSGLAEAVLSPPRSQTIIAGVAILFGFVGILGYALRANRLTRGKLVEQETLTEEERARRTLLEERSRIARELHDVVAHHMSVISIQAQVAPHLVENPSEELKENLAGIRENALEALTELRRVLGVLRSEQPDDPANPHHPQPTLAELDGLVDNVRGAGLDVTTEIAGIRRPLTPGVELTAYRIVQEALSNCLRHAPGSQVEIGIAYGPRDLHLCVANTAPTRPALPSPGAGHGLLGMRERAGMLGGELAAGARPDGGYEVTAVLPMDPQDLPGGSAPETK; encoded by the coding sequence GTGAACCAGCAGACCGAGCCGCCCGCCGCCGAGCACCGCATCGTCCTGCCGCGCGGACTGGCCCGGGAGCTGTTCACCCTGAAGCGGGACCCCCTCCCGAAGATGTCCCGGCCGCGCTGGCTGGCCTGGCTGCCGCATGTGGTCCTCTGCTACGCCGCTATTCCCTGCGGTGTCCTGACGGGGATGCAGCTGAACGACCACTACGGGGTCGAGGGCGCCGGCGTGGCGCTGGCGCTGCTGACGTCCGCGTCCATCGTGCTCAGCATGTTCCGGCCGATCGCCGCCTGGTGGCTCGGCCTCGTCACCGCGGCTCTCATCGCCTGGGTCATCCACGACCACGTCGGTCCGGGACAGTCCTGGCCTTGGACGCCCGCCGGGCCGTTCACGCTCGCGCCCCTGATCCTGATGGTCGCCCTGCGGGTGCCGCCCCGGGTGACCGCCTGGGTCATCGGCATCACGCTCGCCCTCTCCGGACTGGCCGAGGCCGTCCTCAGTCCGCCGCGGAGCCAGACGATCATCGCCGGCGTGGCCATCCTCTTCGGGTTCGTGGGAATCCTCGGCTACGCCCTGCGGGCCAACCGCCTGACCCGCGGCAAACTCGTCGAGCAGGAGACCCTCACCGAGGAGGAGCGTGCCCGGCGCACGCTGCTGGAGGAGCGCAGCCGCATCGCCCGCGAGCTGCACGACGTCGTCGCGCACCACATGTCGGTGATCTCCATCCAGGCGCAGGTCGCCCCGCACCTCGTGGAGAACCCGTCCGAGGAGCTCAAGGAGAACCTCGCGGGCATCCGGGAGAACGCGCTGGAGGCCCTGACGGAGCTGCGGCGGGTGCTGGGCGTGCTGCGCTCCGAGCAGCCGGACGATCCCGCGAACCCCCACCATCCGCAGCCCACCCTCGCCGAGTTGGACGGCCTCGTGGACAACGTGCGGGGAGCGGGGCTCGATGTCACCACCGAGATCGCGGGGATACGGCGGCCGCTCACCCCTGGCGTCGAGCTCACCGCGTACCGGATCGTGCAGGAAGCACTGAGCAACTGCCTGCGCCACGCTCCAGGTTCGCAGGTGGAGATCGGCATCGCCTACGGGCCGCGCGACCTGCACCTGTGCGTCGCCAACACCGCGCCGACCCGGCCGGCCCTTCCCTCGCCGGGTGCGGGGCACGGGCTGCTGGGGATGCGGGAGCGGGCAGGCATGCTGGGGGGCGAGCTGGCCGCCGGTGCACGCCCCGACGGCGGGTACGAGGTGACCGCCGTACTCCCGATGGATCCGCAGGACCTGCCCGGCGGCTCCGCACCCGAGACGAAGTAG